A region from the Polaribacter sp. Hel1_33_78 genome encodes:
- a CDS encoding sigma 54-interacting transcriptional regulator, with the protein MENLQVLKQRFGIIGNDIHLNRALEKAVRVAPTDISVLVTGESGVGKENIPKIIHSLSHRKHAKYIAVNCGAIPEGTIDSELFGHEKGSFTGAIQDRKGYFEVADGGTIFLDEVGELPLTTQVRLLRVLENGEFIKVGSSKVLKTDVRIVAATNMHMQSAIQKEKFREDLYYRLSTVEIHLPPLRERNDDIHLLFRKFASDFAQKYRMPSIRLDENAISILLNYRFPGNIRQLKNLAEQISVIEEERMVTASKLQQYLPNNHGNLPAIIDGKKENDFSTERDIMYKILFDMRNDINDLKKLTLDLIKNGNVEEVQEEHHQLIEKMYENKDTPNNNVEVLNIPQNSPAEKDYDFIETIEEDESLSLQEKEIEMIKKSLEKNSNKRKLAAKELGISERTLYRKIKQYDL; encoded by the coding sequence ATGGAAAACTTACAAGTATTAAAACAACGTTTTGGAATCATCGGAAACGACATTCACCTCAACAGAGCTTTAGAAAAGGCTGTACGAGTTGCTCCGACTGATATTTCTGTATTGGTTACTGGTGAAAGTGGTGTTGGTAAAGAGAATATCCCTAAAATAATACACTCTCTATCACATAGAAAACATGCAAAATATATTGCTGTAAACTGTGGCGCAATTCCTGAAGGAACGATTGATAGTGAATTGTTTGGACACGAAAAAGGCTCTTTTACCGGCGCAATTCAAGACCGAAAGGGATATTTTGAAGTTGCTGATGGAGGAACTATTTTTTTAGATGAAGTTGGTGAATTGCCTTTAACCACACAAGTACGTTTGTTGCGTGTTTTGGAAAATGGTGAATTCATAAAAGTAGGTTCATCGAAAGTGTTAAAAACAGATGTGAGAATTGTAGCAGCTACTAATATGCATATGCAGTCCGCGATTCAAAAAGAAAAATTTAGAGAAGATTTATATTACCGATTAAGCACTGTAGAAATCCATTTACCTCCCCTAAGAGAGCGTAATGATGATATCCATTTACTGTTTAGAAAATTTGCTTCAGATTTTGCTCAAAAATACAGAATGCCTTCTATTAGATTGGATGAAAATGCTATTAGTATTTTGCTCAACTATCGTTTTCCTGGAAATATTCGACAGTTAAAAAATTTAGCCGAACAAATCTCTGTAATTGAAGAAGAAAGAATGGTTACTGCTTCTAAACTTCAGCAATACTTGCCTAATAACCATGGTAACTTGCCAGCCATTATTGACGGTAAAAAAGAAAATGATTTTTCAACTGAACGTGATATTATGTATAAAATCTTATTTGATATGCGTAATGATATCAACGATTTAAAGAAATTGACCTTAGACCTAATAAAGAATGGAAATGTAGAGGAAGTTCAAGAAGAACATCATCAATTAATTGAAAAGATGTATGAAAACAAGGACACACCGAATAACAATGTTGAAGTATTAAATATTCCTCAAAATTCACCTGCAGAAAAAGATTATGATTTTATTGAGACTATTGAAGAAGATGAATCTTTATCTTTACAAGAGAAAGAGATAGAAATGATTAAAAAATCTTTAGAAAAAAATAGCAATAAACGTAAATTAGCAGCTAAAGAATTGGGTATTTCTGAAAGAACTTTATATAGAAAAATTAAACAATACGATTTATAG
- a CDS encoding LptE family protein, giving the protein MNLKKIILSLLITLTLISCGAYSFTGGNTGDAKTIQIDFFPNQAPLVEPVLTQRFTNDLQDLFTRQTNLTLTNSNGDLHFSGEITGYRVTPMSGTSAQTAAQNRLTVTINVRFINKLEEKDDFEKSFSFYSDFEANSQLTGSVLENALDEIVERITQDVFNASVAKW; this is encoded by the coding sequence ATGAATTTGAAGAAAATTATTTTATCATTACTAATAACTCTAACCTTAATTAGTTGCGGGGCATACTCTTTTACAGGAGGAAATACAGGAGATGCAAAAACCATTCAAATCGATTTTTTCCCAAATCAAGCACCTTTAGTAGAACCTGTTTTAACACAACGTTTTACTAATGATTTGCAGGATTTATTTACACGTCAAACAAATTTAACCCTTACAAACTCTAACGGTGACTTACATTTTAGTGGAGAAATTACGGGCTACAGAGTTACACCTATGAGTGGAACATCAGCTCAAACGGCAGCTCAAAACAGATTAACTGTTACCATAAATGTTCGTTTTATAAATAAATTAGAAGAAAAGGATGACTTTGAAAAATCATTTTCTTTTTACTCAGACTTTGAGGCGAATTCTCAACTTACAGGAAGTGTTTTAGAAAATGCTTTAGATGAAATTGTAGAACGTATTACACAAGATGTATTTAATGCTTCTGTTGCAAAATGGTAG
- the secG gene encoding preprotein translocase subunit SecG: protein MSYTAFLILILVVAIALILIVMVQNPKGGGLSSSFGGGGAQSLGGVQNTNNFLDRTTWTLAIAMFALILLANFAIPRAGDNNVNLNNTLEGIETTTPVENTVPTSNDSIK, encoded by the coding sequence ATGAGTTATACAGCCTTTTTAATACTAATTCTAGTTGTAGCTATTGCTTTAATCCTAATAGTGATGGTACAAAACCCTAAAGGTGGAGGATTATCCTCTTCTTTTGGAGGCGGTGGAGCACAATCTTTAGGAGGTGTGCAAAACACAAATAATTTCTTAGACAGAACAACTTGGACATTGGCAATTGCAATGTTTGCTTTAATTTTATTAGCAAATTTCGCAATCCCGAGAGCAGGTGATAATAATGTTAATTTAAATAATACTTTAGAAGGAATTGAAACAACTACGCCAGTAGAAAACACAGTTCCTACTTCAAATGACAGTATTAAGTAA
- the groES gene encoding co-chaperone GroES translates to MGLNIKPLADRVLVEPMPAETKTASGLIIPDNAKEKPQKGTVVAIGNGKVDEPLTVKIGDTVLYGKYGGTDLKLEGVDYLMMRESDILAII, encoded by the coding sequence ATGGGATTAAACATTAAACCTTTAGCAGATAGAGTTCTTGTGGAGCCTATGCCTGCAGAAACAAAAACAGCATCTGGATTAATTATACCAGACAACGCAAAAGAAAAGCCTCAAAAAGGAACTGTTGTTGCGATAGGAAATGGTAAAGTTGATGAGCCTTTAACTGTAAAAATTGGCGATACTGTTTTATATGGTAAATATGGTGGAACTGATTTAAAATTAGAAGGTGTAGATTATTTAATGATGCGAGAATCTGATATTTTAGCAATCATCTAA
- the groL gene encoding chaperonin GroEL (60 kDa chaperone family; promotes refolding of misfolded polypeptides especially under stressful conditions; forms two stacked rings of heptamers to form a barrel-shaped 14mer; ends can be capped by GroES; misfolded proteins enter the barrel where they are refolded when GroES binds) has translation MAKDIKFDIEARDGLKRGVDALANAVKVTLGPKGRNVIISKSFGAPTVTKDGVSVAKEVELENELENMGAQMVKEVASKTNDLAGDGTTTATILAQAIVKEGLKNVAAGANPMDLKRGIDKAVLAIVLDLEKQAKKVGNSSEKIKQVAAISANNDNTIGELIATAFTKVGKEGVITVEEAKGMETYVDVVEGMQFDRGYLSPYFVTDADKMIADLENPYILLFDKKISNLQEILPILEPVSQSGRPLLIIAEDVDGQALATLVVNKLRGGLKIAAVKAPGFGDRRKAMLEDIAILTGGTVISEERGFSLENATLDLLGTAETITVDKDNTTIVNGSGNADNIQVRVSQIKAQIETTTSDYDKEKLQERLAKLAGGVAVLYVGAASEVEMKEKKYRVDDALNATRAAVEEGIVAGGGVALVRAKKVLEKIITENLDETTGVQIINKAIEAPLRTIIENAGGEGSVVLNKVLEGKKDFGYDAKSDKYVDMLEVGIIDPKKVTRVALENAASVAGMILTTECALVNIKEESAAGGMPPMGGGMPGMM, from the coding sequence ATGGCAAAAGATATAAAATTTGATATTGAAGCAAGAGACGGATTAAAACGAGGAGTCGATGCTTTAGCGAATGCAGTAAAAGTAACATTAGGACCTAAAGGAAGAAACGTAATTATTTCTAAATCTTTTGGTGCACCAACAGTAACAAAAGATGGAGTTTCGGTTGCAAAAGAAGTTGAGTTAGAAAACGAGCTTGAAAACATGGGGGCGCAAATGGTAAAAGAAGTTGCTTCTAAAACAAATGATTTAGCTGGTGATGGAACAACAACTGCAACTATACTTGCACAAGCAATTGTAAAAGAAGGATTAAAAAATGTTGCTGCCGGTGCAAATCCTATGGATTTAAAGCGTGGTATTGACAAAGCAGTTTTAGCAATTGTTTTAGACTTGGAAAAACAAGCTAAAAAAGTTGGTAATTCATCAGAAAAAATAAAACAAGTTGCTGCTATCTCTGCAAATAATGATAACACTATTGGCGAACTAATCGCTACTGCTTTTACCAAAGTAGGTAAAGAAGGTGTTATTACAGTAGAAGAAGCTAAAGGAATGGAAACTTATGTAGATGTTGTTGAAGGAATGCAATTTGATAGAGGTTATTTATCTCCTTATTTTGTTACTGATGCAGATAAAATGATTGCTGATTTAGAAAACCCATATATCTTATTATTTGATAAAAAGATTTCTAATTTACAAGAGATTCTTCCAATTTTAGAACCTGTTTCGCAATCTGGAAGACCTTTATTAATTATCGCTGAAGATGTAGATGGACAAGCATTAGCAACTTTAGTCGTAAATAAATTACGTGGTGGATTAAAAATTGCTGCTGTTAAAGCCCCTGGTTTTGGAGACAGAAGAAAAGCAATGTTAGAGGATATAGCTATTTTAACTGGAGGAACTGTTATTTCTGAGGAAAGAGGATTTTCATTAGAAAACGCAACCTTAGATCTTTTAGGAACGGCAGAAACTATCACCGTTGATAAAGACAATACAACAATTGTAAATGGTTCTGGAAATGCTGATAATATTCAAGTACGAGTTAGTCAAATTAAAGCTCAAATAGAAACTACCACTTCCGATTATGACAAAGAAAAACTACAAGAACGTTTAGCTAAATTAGCTGGAGGAGTTGCAGTTTTATATGTTGGTGCTGCTTCTGAAGTAGAAATGAAAGAAAAGAAATATAGAGTTGATGATGCTTTAAATGCAACCAGAGCGGCTGTTGAAGAAGGTATTGTTGCTGGTGGTGGTGTTGCTTTAGTGCGTGCTAAAAAAGTATTAGAAAAAATTATTACTGAAAACTTAGACGAAACCACAGGTGTTCAAATTATTAATAAAGCTATCGAAGCTCCATTAAGAACTATTATTGAAAATGCTGGAGGCGAGGGATCGGTAGTCTTAAATAAAGTTTTAGAAGGCAAAAAAGACTTTGGTTACGATGCAAAATCTGACAAATATGTAGATATGTTAGAGGTTGGAATTATAGACCCTAAAAAAGTAACACGTGTTGCACTAGAAAATGCTGCTTCTGTTGCCGGTATGATTTTAACTACTGAATGTGCTTTAGTTAATATTAAAGAAGAATCTGCTGCTGGTGGAATGCCTCCAATGGGTGGTGGAATGCCAGGAATGATGTAA
- a CDS encoding heavy-metal-associated domain-containing protein: MKNIIFIFSFLMIGFSGQSQEVKKKKNAKVSFEVDGICGMCKKRIETAALKSKGVKFAIWSVKTHQLSVILDERKTDVKKIQKNIAAVGHDSKGFVASEEAYSSVHPCCKYRDEEIILDHEGSIKKQKKKTE; the protein is encoded by the coding sequence ATGAAAAATATAATATTCATATTTAGTTTTCTAATGATTGGTTTCTCAGGGCAATCACAAGAAGTGAAAAAGAAAAAAAATGCTAAAGTTTCTTTTGAGGTTGATGGTATTTGTGGAATGTGTAAAAAGAGAATTGAAACTGCAGCTTTAAAATCTAAAGGAGTAAAATTTGCAATTTGGAGTGTAAAAACGCATCAATTAAGTGTAATCTTGGATGAACGCAAAACGGATGTGAAAAAAATTCAAAAAAATATTGCTGCGGTAGGCCATGATTCTAAAGGGTTTGTGGCTAGTGAAGAAGCATATAGTTCTGTGCATCCCTGTTGTAAATACAGAGATGAAGAAATTATATTAGATCATGAAGGGAGTATCAAAAAACAGAAAAAGAAAACTGAATAA
- a CDS encoding carboxypeptidase-like regulatory domain-containing protein, with the protein MKKYILNSLILFIPCILFSQVTFRGMIMDRNNSKANLGVDGASVHWLNTNVGAVTNAKGWFAISYKTEYKKLVISYLGYKTDTVTIRNLEPLHHFITPQSELEEITIKSKRNAVQKSTFSTVNMFTVNSEELLKAACCNLAESFETNPSIDVSFSDALTGTRQIQMLGLTSPYLLITQENIPSVRGASQVFGMTFTPGTWVESIQISKGAGSVVNGFESISGQINAELVKPFSDNKFFLNTYSSLNGRLELNTHFNQRVSKKWQTGLYIHGNYRGQKFDKNDDNFIDMPLANQINVMNRWQFTDAEKGWVSFINVRFLNDEKQTGEIEFNPLIDKGTANNWGSEIDTRRFDTSAKLGYVFPELPFQSIGFQMAYSNHQQDSYFGLNAYDIQHQSVYSNLIFNSIIGDTRNKFKTGLSFTYDKFDELVNTSNFNRNENSLGAFFEYAFDNLDNFSVTGGLRIDTHNLLGIFLTPRLHVRYVPWEKGVFRASVGRGKRSANIFAENQQLFASSRQINIDDVGGNIYGLNPEIAWNYGVSYMQKFNLFGKKGDITFDFYQTNFQNQVIVDWENPQEIAFYDLDGRSIANSFQVEASYNLAKNFNLRTAYKYFDITTDYRRGNLQKPMQPQNRFFANLSYETELENEKQWRFDATFNIIGKQRLPNTSINPVQYQLPESTDSYQLLNSQITRVFSNRFELYLGGENLSNVQQKNPILASDDPFGSNFDTTIVYAPIFGRTFYAGLRFKIE; encoded by the coding sequence ATGAAAAAATATATTTTAAATAGTTTAATACTATTTATACCATGCATACTCTTTTCTCAAGTGACCTTTAGAGGTATGATTATGGATAGGAATAACTCAAAAGCTAATTTAGGAGTAGACGGAGCAAGCGTTCATTGGTTAAATACAAATGTGGGAGCAGTAACGAATGCAAAAGGTTGGTTTGCAATTTCTTATAAAACTGAATATAAAAAATTAGTGATTAGTTATTTAGGGTATAAAACAGATACTGTTACAATTAGAAATTTAGAGCCACTTCATCATTTTATAACACCCCAAAGTGAGTTAGAAGAAATTACAATAAAGAGTAAAAGAAATGCAGTTCAAAAATCTACATTTTCAACGGTAAATATGTTTACAGTGAATAGCGAGGAATTATTAAAAGCTGCTTGCTGCAACTTGGCCGAAAGTTTTGAAACAAACCCTTCGATAGATGTCAGTTTTTCGGATGCTTTAACTGGAACTAGACAAATTCAGATGTTAGGTTTAACAAGTCCATATTTATTAATTACGCAAGAAAATATTCCTTCGGTAAGAGGAGCGAGTCAAGTTTTTGGGATGACATTTACACCAGGTACTTGGGTCGAAAGTATTCAAATTAGTAAAGGCGCAGGTTCTGTAGTGAATGGATTTGAAAGTATTTCTGGACAAATAAACGCAGAATTGGTAAAACCTTTTTCTGATAATAAATTCTTTTTAAATACCTATTCTTCTCTAAACGGAAGATTGGAATTGAATACGCACTTTAACCAAAGAGTTTCTAAGAAATGGCAGACAGGTTTATACATTCATGGAAACTATAGAGGGCAAAAATTTGATAAAAACGATGATAACTTTATCGATATGCCCTTAGCGAACCAAATTAATGTAATGAATAGGTGGCAATTTACAGATGCAGAAAAAGGTTGGGTTAGTTTTATAAATGTTCGTTTTTTAAATGATGAGAAACAAACGGGAGAGATTGAATTTAATCCGTTAATAGATAAAGGAACTGCGAATAATTGGGGGAGTGAGATAGATACAAGGCGTTTTGATACATCTGCAAAATTAGGGTATGTTTTTCCTGAATTACCTTTTCAAAGTATTGGTTTTCAAATGGCGTATAGCAATCATCAACAAGATTCTTATTTTGGTTTGAATGCCTATGATATTCAGCATCAGAGTGTATATTCTAACTTGATTTTTAACTCTATTATTGGGGATACTAGAAACAAATTTAAAACAGGTTTGTCTTTTACGTATGATAAATTTGATGAATTGGTAAACACATCAAACTTCAATAGAAATGAAAATTCTTTAGGCGCATTTTTTGAATATGCTTTTGATAATTTAGACAACTTTAGTGTTACTGGAGGCTTACGAATTGACACGCATAATTTATTGGGGATCTTTTTAACACCTCGTTTGCATGTAAGATATGTTCCTTGGGAAAAAGGTGTGTTTAGAGCATCTGTAGGAAGAGGGAAACGAAGTGCGAATATTTTTGCGGAAAATCAGCAATTATTTGCAAGTTCAAGACAAATAAATATTGATGATGTTGGTGGAAATATCTATGGATTAAATCCTGAAATTGCTTGGAATTATGGAGTTTCTTACATGCAAAAGTTCAATTTATTTGGAAAAAAAGGAGATATTACATTTGATTTTTATCAGACCAATTTTCAAAATCAAGTAATTGTAGATTGGGAAAATCCGCAGGAAATAGCATTTTATGATTTAGATGGAAGAAGTATTGCAAATAGTTTTCAAGTTGAGGCAAGTTATAATTTAGCTAAAAACTTCAATTTAAGAACAGCCTACAAATATTTTGATATTACCACGGATTACAGACGTGGTAATTTGCAAAAACCTATGCAACCTCAAAATAGATTTTTCGCAAATCTATCTTACGAAACTGAATTGGAGAATGAGAAACAATGGCGATTTGATGCGACATTTAATATTATAGGGAAACAACGTTTACCTAATACATCAATAAACCCCGTTCAATACCAATTACCTGAATCTACTGACTCTTATCAATTGTTGAACTCACAAATTACAAGAGTGTTTTCAAATAGGTTTGAATTGTATCTAGGGGGAGAAAACTTGTCGAATGTTCAGCAAAAAAATCCTATTTTAGCAAGTGATGATCCTTTTGGTTCAAATTTCGATACTACAATTGTATATGCACCTATTTTTGGCCGTACATTCTATGCGGGTTTAAGATTTAAAATAGAGTAA
- a CDS encoding GAF domain-containing protein codes for MLMNSQRKIDSIMAKTSSKEEKLQGICDFLESEVSYYDWVGFYFKNGNKNELKLAQFTGEETEHTIIPFGKGICGQVALSNENFVVQDVSQQDNYISCGWKVKSEIVIPIFVDGENIGQIDIDSHTANTFTKEDEQLLEYVCKKVAAIL; via the coding sequence ATGCTCATGAATTCGCAAAGAAAAATAGATTCCATTATGGCTAAGACCTCGTCTAAAGAAGAAAAACTACAAGGTATTTGTGATTTTTTGGAAAGTGAGGTTTCATATTATGATTGGGTTGGTTTTTATTTTAAAAACGGAAATAAAAACGAATTAAAATTAGCACAATTTACTGGAGAAGAAACAGAACACACCATTATCCCTTTTGGAAAAGGAATTTGTGGGCAAGTTGCTCTTAGCAATGAAAATTTTGTAGTTCAAGATGTTTCTCAACAAGACAATTATATTTCTTGTGGCTGGAAGGTGAAATCAGAAATTGTTATTCCTATTTTTGTAGATGGAGAAAATATTGGCCAAATTGATATTGATTCTCATACAGCAAATACATTTACAAAAGAAGATGAACAGCTTTTAGAATATGTTTGTAAAAAGGTAGCTGCTATTTTGTAA
- the purH gene encoding bifunctional phosphoribosylaminoimidazolecarboxamide formyltransferase/IMP cyclohydrolase, with translation MSTSKTIKSALISVFNKDGLAPIVQKLNELNVTIYSTGGTEKFIKELGINVVPVEEITSYPSILGGRVKTLHPKVFGGILNRQDHQGDVAEMQEYNIPQLDLVIVDLYPFEKTVASGAPEKDIVEKIDIGGISLIRASAKNFKDTFTVSSMDQYEEFLSILSENKGETSIEQRKKFAAKSFNISSHYDTAIFNYFNEDEVVFKASQQNSKTLRYGENPHQKGYFFGDLDAIFDQVHGKELSYNNLLDVDAAVNLMDEFKDEAPSFAILKHNNACGFAQRENMKQAYVDALAGDPVSAFGGVLIANSEIDAETAKEIHKLFCEVVIAPSYSDEALPILKGKKNRIILIQKEVELPNQIVRTSLNGLLVQDKDNITDKLTDLSYATNNKPTESELGDLLFASKLCKNTKSNTIVLVKNKQLLASGAGQTSRVDALNQAIEKAINFGFDLNGAAMASDAFFPFPDCVEIADKAGIKSVIQPGGSIKDQLSIDYCNDNKLSMVMTGTRHFKH, from the coding sequence ATGAGCACTTCAAAAACAATTAAATCGGCATTAATTTCTGTATTCAACAAAGATGGCTTAGCACCTATTGTACAAAAATTAAATGAGCTAAATGTAACTATTTATTCAACTGGTGGAACTGAAAAATTTATAAAAGAATTAGGTATAAATGTAGTTCCTGTAGAAGAGATAACGTCTTATCCTTCAATTTTAGGAGGAAGAGTAAAAACATTACATCCAAAAGTTTTCGGAGGAATTTTAAACAGACAAGATCATCAAGGAGATGTTGCTGAAATGCAGGAATATAACATTCCTCAATTAGATTTAGTTATTGTTGATTTATATCCTTTTGAAAAGACAGTTGCCTCTGGAGCTCCTGAAAAGGACATTGTAGAGAAAATTGACATTGGAGGGATTTCCTTAATTAGAGCCTCTGCAAAGAATTTCAAAGACACTTTTACTGTTTCTTCTATGGATCAGTATGAAGAGTTTTTGTCAATTCTCTCCGAAAATAAAGGAGAAACATCTATTGAGCAGAGAAAGAAATTTGCTGCAAAATCTTTCAATATTTCTTCACATTATGATACTGCAATCTTCAATTATTTTAATGAAGATGAAGTTGTTTTTAAAGCAAGTCAACAAAATTCTAAAACATTACGTTATGGAGAAAACCCTCATCAAAAAGGATATTTCTTTGGAGATTTAGACGCAATATTTGATCAAGTACATGGGAAAGAGTTAAGTTATAATAATTTACTAGATGTAGATGCAGCCGTAAACTTAATGGACGAGTTTAAAGATGAAGCTCCATCTTTTGCAATTTTAAAACATAATAACGCTTGTGGTTTTGCGCAAAGAGAAAATATGAAACAAGCATATGTAGATGCTTTAGCTGGAGATCCTGTTTCTGCTTTTGGTGGTGTATTAATTGCCAACTCAGAAATTGATGCCGAAACTGCAAAAGAAATTCACAAATTATTTTGTGAAGTTGTTATTGCACCTAGTTATTCTGATGAAGCTTTACCTATCCTCAAAGGAAAAAAGAATAGAATTATTTTAATTCAGAAAGAAGTTGAATTACCAAATCAAATTGTAAGAACCTCTTTAAATGGATTATTGGTCCAAGACAAAGATAATATTACAGATAAATTAACGGATTTGAGTTATGCAACTAACAATAAACCAACTGAAAGTGAATTAGGAGACTTACTATTTGCCTCTAAACTATGTAAAAACACAAAATCTAATACAATTGTTTTGGTGAAAAATAAACAATTATTAGCAAGTGGAGCGGGACAAACAAGCAGAGTTGATGCATTAAACCAAGCCATTGAAAAAGCTATTAATTTTGGTTTCGATTTAAATGGTGCTGCAATGGCTAGTGATGCCTTTTTCCCTTTTCCCGATTGTGTAGAAATTGCAGATAAGGCTGGTATTAAAAGTGTAATTCAACCTGGAGGATCTATCAAAGATCAATTAAGTATAGACTATTGTAATGACAATAAATTATCTATGGTTATGACTGGAACAAGACATTTTAAACATTAA
- a CDS encoding rod shape-determining protein — translation MGFFDFMTEDIAIDLGTANTLIIHNGKVVIDSPSIVARNRITGKIIAIGQEANLMQGKTHENIKTIRPLKDGVIADFQASEEMIKEFVKQIPSIKKKLFPPALRMVICIPSGITEVEKRAVRDSAKHMNAKEIYLIYEPMAAAIGVGIDIMEPKGNMIIDIGGGTTEIAVIALGGIVCDQSVKVAGDLFTNDIMYYMRTQHNLHVGETTAERIKITIGAATEDLDTPPDEMLVQGRDLLSGKPKQVQVSYREIAKALDKSILRIEDAVMETLSKTPPELAADIYNTGIYLAGGGSMLRGLDKRLSRKTDLPVYVTEDPLRAVVRGTGVALKELNKYKNVLMN, via the coding sequence ATGGGTTTTTTTGATTTTATGACTGAAGATATTGCGATCGATTTAGGGACTGCAAATACATTAATAATTCACAATGGAAAAGTGGTTATTGATAGCCCTTCTATTGTTGCTAGAAACAGAATTACAGGTAAAATTATTGCCATCGGTCAAGAAGCAAATTTAATGCAAGGAAAAACTCATGAAAATATTAAAACAATCCGTCCATTAAAAGACGGAGTTATTGCAGATTTTCAGGCATCAGAAGAAATGATTAAGGAGTTTGTAAAGCAAATTCCATCCATTAAAAAGAAATTATTTCCACCAGCATTAAGAATGGTTATTTGTATTCCATCAGGAATTACAGAAGTTGAAAAACGAGCTGTTAGAGATTCTGCAAAGCACATGAATGCTAAAGAGATTTATTTAATTTATGAGCCAATGGCTGCTGCAATTGGTGTTGGTATTGATATTATGGAACCAAAAGGAAACATGATTATTGATATAGGTGGTGGAACAACAGAAATTGCTGTAATTGCTTTAGGTGGTATTGTTTGTGATCAATCTGTAAAAGTTGCTGGAGATTTATTTACTAATGACATTATGTATTACATGCGCACTCAACACAATTTACATGTCGGTGAAACAACTGCAGAAAGAATTAAAATTACAATTGGTGCTGCTACTGAAGATTTAGATACACCTCCAGATGAAATGCTAGTTCAGGGTAGAGATTTATTAAGCGGTAAGCCAAAACAGGTGCAAGTTTCTTATCGCGAAATTGCCAAAGCCTTAGATAAATCTATCTTACGAATTGAAGATGCCGTTATGGAAACATTATCCAAAACCCCGCCAGAATTAGCCGCAGACATTTACAATACAGGAATTTATTTAGCCGGTGGTGGATCTATGTTAAGAGGCTTAGACAAACGTCTATCTCGTAAAACTGATTTACCCGTATATGTTACTGAAGACCCTTTAAGGGCTGTTGTTCGTGGTACAGGAGTGGCTTTAAAAGAACTAAACAAATATAAAAACGTACTAATGAATTAG